TCCTTTTGTCAATTTCTTCGATGGTTTCCGTACTTCTCACGAGTACCAAAAGATAGAAATGATCGATCAGGAAGAAATTGCAAAGCTTGTTGATCCGGCAGATATCCAGCGTTTCCGCGACCGTGCGCTTTCTCCTGAGCGTCCTGTAACTCGTGGTACGGCTGAAAACCCTGAAACATTCTTCACACACCGTGAGGCTTGCAACCAGTATTATGAAAACATTCCAGAGGTTGTTGAAGACTACTTGGTTAAGATTAAGGAAATTACTGGTCGCGAATACCACCTCTTCTCTTACTATGGTGCAGAAGATGCAGAGAACATTATCATCCTGATGGGTTCTGCTTCAGAAGCTGCTCGTGAGGCTATCGACTTCCAAATGAAGCAGGGCAAGAAGGTTGGTATGATTTCAGTACACCTCTATCGTCCATTCTCTGTAAAGCATTTGCTTGCAGCAGTTCCTAAGACTGTTAAGCGCATTGCCGTACTCGACCGTACAAAGGAACCGGGTGCAGAAGGCGAACCACTGTACCTCGATGTTAAGAGCGCATTCTACGATGTTGAAAACAAGCCTTTGATCGTTGGTGGCCGTTATGGTCTCGGTTCTTCAGATACAACCCCAGGTCATATCATCTCAGTATTCAACAACCTTGAACTTGCTGAACCAAAGAACCACTTTACAGTAGGTATTGTTGATGACGTTACTTTCACATCACTTCCATTGATTGAAGAAGTTCCAATGGGTGGCGAAGGTATCTTCGAGGCTAAGTTCTACGGACTTGGTGCTGATGGTACAGTAGGTGCCAACAAGAACTCTGTAAAGATTATCGGCGATAACACAGACAAGTATTGTCAGGCATATTTCTCTTACGACTCTAAGAAGTCTGGTGGTTTCACTTGCTCTCATCTTCGTTTCGGCGATTCACACATCCACTCCACCTATCAGGTAAATACTCCTAACTTCGTGGCTTGCCACGTTCAGGCTTACTTGAATATGTACGATGTTATTCGTGGTTTGCAGAAGAATGGTACATTCCTTCTGAACACAATCTTTGAAGGCGAAGAACTTGTTAAGTTCATCCCTAACAAGATTAAGCGTTACTTCGCTCAGAACAATATCACTGTTTACTATATCAACGCTACAAAGATTGCACAGGAAATCGGTCTTGGCAACCGTACCAATACTATCCTCCAGAGTGCATTCTTCCGTATCACAGAGGTTATCCCAGTAGATTTGGCTGTTGAACAGATGAAGAAATTCATCGTTAAGTCTTACGGAAACAAGGGACAGGACGTGGTAGACAAGAACTATGCAGCCGTAGACCGTGGTGGCGAATACGCAACATTGGCAGTAGACCCAGCTTGGGCTAACCTTGCAGATGATGCAGCAGACCCAACAGACGACGCTCCGGCATACATCAAGGAAATTGTCCGTCCTATCAATGCGCAGATTGGTAACGACTTGAAGGTTTCTGATTTCGTTAGATACGATATGGTAGATGGTACTATGAAGAATGGTGCATCTGCATACGAGAAGCGTGGTGTAGAAGCGTTCAATCCAGAATGGACTGCCGAGAATTGTATCCAGTGTAACAAGTGTGCCTACGTTTGTCCTCACGCAGCAATCCGTCCGTTCGTTCTTGATGAAAACGAAATCAAGGCATTCGACGACAAGACATTGGAAATGAAGGTTCCGAAGCCTATGGCAGGTATGAACTTCCGCATTCAGGTCAGCGTTCTCGACTGTGTAGGTTGTGGTAACTGTGCTGACGTTTGTCCGGGCAACAAGAACGGCAAGGCACTTGCAATGGTTCCATTCACACGCGACGAGAAGATGATTTCAAACTGGAATTACTTGACAAAGAATGTAAAGTCTAAGCAGAACCTTGTAGACATCAAGAGCAATGTTAAGAACTCTCAGTTTGCTCAGCCATTGTTTGAATTCTCCGGAGCTTGTGCAGGTTGTGGCGAAACTCCATACGTTAAGTTGATTTCTCAGCTCTATGGCGACCGTGAAATGATTGCCAACGCAACAGGCTGCTCTTCTATCTACTCTGCATCTATCCCTTCTACACCATATACTACAAACGAAAATGGTCAGGGACCTGCATTCGACAACTCATTGTTCGAAGACTTCTGCGAATTTGGTCTGGGTATGCACCTCGGTAACAAGAAGATGCGCGAGCGTATCGTAGTTCTTCTGAACGAATTGCTTGCCAAGGACGACACTCCTACTGACTTCAAGGAAGCTGCTACCGAATGGATCAACACAATGAACGACTCAGAAGCCTCTAAGGTTTCCAGCGCAGCATTGAAACCATTGATTGCCAAGGGTGCTGAAGCAGGTTGTCCAATCTGTGCAGAACTGAAGACTTTGGATCACTACCTCGTTAAGCGTTCCCAGTGGATTATCGGTGGCGACGGTGCTTCTTACGACATCGGCTACGGTGGTCTCGACCACGTTATCGCATCAGGCGAAGATGTTAATATCTTCGTTCTCGATACAGAGGTTTACTCTAACACCGGTGGTCAGAGCTCTAAATCAACACCTCTCGGTGCTATTGCTCAGTTCGCAGCATCAGGTAAGCGCATCCGTAAAAAGGACCTCGGCTTGATGGCAACTACATACGGTTATGTTTACGTTGCACAGATTGCTATGGGTGCCGATCAGGCTCAGACCTTGAAAGCTATCCGTGAAGCAGAAGCATATCCGGGTCCATCTCTCATCATCGCTTATGCTCCTTGTATCAACCACGGCTTGAAAGCTAAGGGAGGTATGGGCAAGAGTCAGGCAGAAGAAGCTCGTGCCGTAGAGAGCGGTTACTGGC
The Prevotella sp. HUN102 genome window above contains:
- the nifJ gene encoding pyruvate:ferredoxin (flavodoxin) oxidoreductase, whose translation is MAKEKKFITCDGNEAAAHVSYMFSEVAAIYPITPSSPMAEHVDTWSAKGRKNLFGQTVAVQEMQSEGGAAGAMHGSLQAGALTTTFTASQGLLLMIPNMYKIAGEMLPCVFDVSARAIASHALCIFGDHSDVMACRQTGFAMFCSGSVQEVMDLTAVPHLATLKTSIPFVNFFDGFRTSHEYQKIEMIDQEEIAKLVDPADIQRFRDRALSPERPVTRGTAENPETFFTHREACNQYYENIPEVVEDYLVKIKEITGREYHLFSYYGAEDAENIIILMGSASEAAREAIDFQMKQGKKVGMISVHLYRPFSVKHLLAAVPKTVKRIAVLDRTKEPGAEGEPLYLDVKSAFYDVENKPLIVGGRYGLGSSDTTPGHIISVFNNLELAEPKNHFTVGIVDDVTFTSLPLIEEVPMGGEGIFEAKFYGLGADGTVGANKNSVKIIGDNTDKYCQAYFSYDSKKSGGFTCSHLRFGDSHIHSTYQVNTPNFVACHVQAYLNMYDVIRGLQKNGTFLLNTIFEGEELVKFIPNKIKRYFAQNNITVYYINATKIAQEIGLGNRTNTILQSAFFRITEVIPVDLAVEQMKKFIVKSYGNKGQDVVDKNYAAVDRGGEYATLAVDPAWANLADDAADPTDDAPAYIKEIVRPINAQIGNDLKVSDFVRYDMVDGTMKNGASAYEKRGVEAFNPEWTAENCIQCNKCAYVCPHAAIRPFVLDENEIKAFDDKTLEMKVPKPMAGMNFRIQVSVLDCVGCGNCADVCPGNKNGKALAMVPFTRDEKMISNWNYLTKNVKSKQNLVDIKSNVKNSQFAQPLFEFSGACAGCGETPYVKLISQLYGDREMIANATGCSSIYSASIPSTPYTTNENGQGPAFDNSLFEDFCEFGLGMHLGNKKMRERIVVLLNELLAKDDTPTDFKEAATEWINTMNDSEASKVSSAALKPLIAKGAEAGCPICAELKTLDHYLVKRSQWIIGGDGASYDIGYGGLDHVIASGEDVNIFVLDTEVYSNTGGQSSKSTPLGAIAQFAASGKRIRKKDLGLMATTYGYVYVAQIAMGADQAQTLKAIREAEAYPGPSLIIAYAPCINHGLKAKGGMGKSQAEEARAVESGYWHLWRYNPQLADEGKNPFSLDSKEPDWSKFQDFLLGEVRYLSVKKAYPNEAQELFDAAEQMAKLRYQSYVRKTKEDWSIETAE